From the Solanum pennellii chromosome 4, SPENNV200 genome, one window contains:
- the LOC107017049 gene encoding uncharacterized protein LOC107017049 yields MLRTHFKIKDLGEMRYFLGLEIARNKDGIMVSQRKFALDLISDFGLAGTKPASTPLEVNQRFTSQDFDMSCEAQDAHEDVALSDPAGYQKLVGKLLYLTMTRPDISYAVQNLSQFMHKPKKSHMEGALRVIRYLKNAPGLGIMLTSKICKQLSVYCDADWATCPMTRRSVSGFVVKIGDSLISWKSKKQNTVSRSSAEAEYRSMANAVSEVVWLIGLYKELKVELELPVRLFVIAKHHSKLLLILSITKELSI; encoded by the coding sequence GACTTGGGGGAGATGAGATACTTCCTTGGTCTTGAAATAGCAAGGAACAAAGATGGTATTATGGTGAGTCAAAGGAAATTTGCCTTGGATCTTATCTCAGATTTTGGCCTTGCAGGCACCAAACCAGCTAGCACACCCTTGGAAGTTAATCAAAGGTTCACTAGTCAAGATTTTGACATGAGTTGTGAAGCTCAGGATGCACATGAAGATGTAGCTCTTAGTGATCCAGCAGGCTATCAGAAACTGGTTGGTAAGCTATTGTATCTCACTATGACAAGGCCGGATATTAGTTATGCAGTGCAGAACCTTAGCCAATTCATGCATAAACCTAAGAAGTCACATATGGAGGGTGCATTAAGAGTAATAAGATACTTAAAAAATGCACCAGGCCTGGGAATTATGCTAACATCAAAGATATGCAAACAACTTTCAGTTTACTGTGATGCTGATTGGGCTACATGTCCTATGACAAGAAGATCTGTTAGTGGTTTTGTGGTGAAAATTGGAGATTCATTGATCTCATGGAAGTCGAAGAAACAGAATACTGTATCAAGAAGCTCTGCTGAAGCAGAATATAGAAGCATGGCTAATGCTGTATCAGAAGTTGTGTGGTTGATAGGCCTATACAAAGAGCTGAAGGTAGAGTTAGAACTACCAGTTAGGTTGTTTGTGATAGCAAAGCATCACTCCAAATTGCTGCTAATCCTATCTATCACGAAAGAACTAAGCATATAG